A segment of the Manihot esculenta cultivar AM560-2 chromosome 13, M.esculenta_v8, whole genome shotgun sequence genome:
CCCACGAGCAAAACCGTTTCCAGAGCTTACGATAGGCACAGGATTGATGTCTCTTCCAAAACTCGAGCACTTAACGTTCTTTTGGTTGTTGGTGATTGCATCTTGGTTGGTCTGCAGGTGATTCGTCCTTCTCTTTATCTCTTTTCTCATTCACTTAATTGATCTATTTGGCTTGTGCTCATTTGggtttttgtttgtttgttttgctAGCCAATATTGGTTTATATGTCTAAGGTAGATGGCCAGTTCAAGTTTAGTCCTATAAGTGTTAACTTCTTGACTGAGGGTGCTAAAGTTCTTTTTGCTATTGTGATGCTTTTCATCcaggtattttttaaaattttgcatCAGGGTTTTGTTTTCCTTTTACTTTGAGCTTGTAACGCATTGCAACCGACGTCATCATGGGTATAGGATCAGTCTCTGTTTATTACATTATGTGATCCTGATTATTAGACTGCTTTATTTACTGATGATTAATGTTGAAGGAACAGCCTCccatatgtgtgtgtgtgtgtatgtaTATACTTAtctatgtatgtatatatatttttgtgtCCAGTTGAGATTCAGAATGTTAGTATGTCAAGAACTCAAGATTTAATGGAGCTGCATAAATAAAACATCTACACTTGCATGATTAGCTAAATCCCAACTGATTGTTGCCACAAATTTAAATAATGAGAAACTAATAGCTGACCTTTATCGTTCTTAATGATATTGCATAATAGAAACTACCTGCAGCATTTGCTATTACAAGTGCAATTTTCCTCCTTTTTTCTTTATGGTCTTAGACTTtcaaggaaatgagttttggttGATCTTTAAATGTTTCAGCTCTTTAAGACTGGTATTACTTGAAGTCAGATTAACAGATATGGCTTTTCTAACTATTGGTTCACCAAATTAGGTTCAGTTAGGTTGCTTGCCCTATCAACCCTGAATCTAGGGAGCGAGAAATATATTCATGCAAGCATCATGTACTTCCTTATGAATTGTGGTTGGAGATTTTTTCTTTGCATGCTGTGATTTCTTGTTAAACTTTTAGTGctattcttttttaattttatttatcttgTTCTACTCCCCCCTTCAGGCTCGACATAAAAAGGTTGGGGAGAaaccttttctctctttttctatcTTTATACAGGTAAGATTCTGAGATTTATCATCTTTGGAGTTTTGATTCATTATATAGTGAATAAAGTTTTGAACCTTTTACCAAACTCGCTGAATTTAATTTGGGATCACTATTGTGTCATTAGTTTTTggacttaattttataaagttaGAGATTTTCCCCAATTAAATGCACCAAAACATTTTGTGGCTTGGGTATTcttaaaatatgtaaataatatTTCTGAGCATTTTCTTCCCATTTTGTATTAATTATGTTGCTAGTAAGGGACTTCCAAGTTCCAAGCTCTGATGTTTTCTggttcatttttcatttttgttaatatatttttctgaTGCATGTATTTTCCTTCATGCGTCAATTTGAGCAAAATAACATTTTCTGACCTTGAGATGCTCGTCTTTCTTTTTCTCATACTACAGGCTGCTCGAAATAATGTGCTTCTTGCTGTTCCAGCTCTCCTCTAtgctattaataattatttgaaGTTTATTATGCAGGTACAAGTTTTTCATTTATGAATAAgtttgctctttttttttcaattaattttttaacataatCTTATGTGATTTCACTTTCTCTGGAAATATCAGAAATATTCTTTTCCCTTGTTGGACCAAAAATTTTGAAGCTGTGATTAGTCACCAGCACTTATAGGTAGTAATATTTGGTATTCACACTTTTAATTATACTACCTTTTCTGCTGCAGCTATACTTCAATCCTGCAACTGTGAAAATGCTGAGCAATCTGAAGGTAGCCTACAGCATGACAAATGCGGAATATTCTGAATCATGAATTTTTCTGTGAAAGAcctatgtttttatgttttatcaATGAATGAGTTGCTTTCAATCATATTTTTTTGCTTTTGCCGAATATCCCTGCACATCCATGGTGCAAGAATTCTTCGATGAGTTTGTTTATGATGCTAACTCTGTTTTGCAATTTTCAAATGACAGTCTGGACTTGTTCAATACTCTTTGTCTGTAAACAGGATTTGGAAGTAAATAAGTAGTCCAAAGATACCATTATCTGTAGCCTTACTATATTCCCTTCTCATTGCATATAAATAGAGAAAAGAACTaatactttaaatattttttttttacctttgGTTTCTTTTTCCTGTGAATTACTTAATGTTAATACTAATATTTCATAGCGGGCCTCAAATGAATGCAGGTTTTAGTAATTGCAGTCTTGTTGAAAATAATCATGAAGCGACGATTTTCAATTATTCAAGTGAGTGAGACTAAGTTGAAATAGAATTGTTTCTAGGAGATTTGGAATTACTAAATAGTGTTTCTGTGTGTCTGAACTATTCTTTTGATCTGTTATTTCATTGTTTATACCAGTGCGAGGCTCTTGCTCTATTGCTTATTGGGATTAGTGTGAATCAGTTACGGTCTTTGCCTGAAGGAACCACTGCCATGGGTCTTCCAGTTGCAACAGGGGCATACTTGTATACACTAATTTTTGTAAGTATATTTTAAAGGTGTTAAACATTTGGACTTCCAGTTATAAGGTATTACATGTATAAGAAACTGGTTAAGTTGGAAAATTGCTGAAACCTCTAGGTGAATGTGAATGCATCATATACATTTTCATGCATTGATGCATATTGTAATGGGTAAATACACTACATATGTACATTAATATGCATATTCATAATAGAGAGAAAATTCATGCACCACGTTTATGCATATTCTATGAGTGTGAGGCCTACAATTCACTCGCTTCTTCTTGGTTGTTATGGAGGCTGCAGAGTAGGGAATAAAAACCTATGTTCGTGTGGACAAATATGAGTTCTTTAAGAACTTTGTCTTTGTAATCTGTCAATTATATGTTTGAGCATATTTATAATGAAATGCATTGATTCTGAAGTCATTCAACCAGTCCAACAATGTTGGCCAATAATAAAGCATGCATTTGCATTTATGAACTTCTAGTTTCTAAATTTAGAATTTTGCATTTGTCTGGCATTGTGGACAGACATCCCTCAGGCTAGATGCCAGTATTGGACTGGAGGTATAATAAAACTAAAGCTTTTGGTCTTAATCTTATGCCAATGGATTAGGACATATGATAGATTCACATTTGTCCAACATTCTCCCTGTACCCTATAATGTACTTTGATTGATGGCAGTGGACTGCTCTCATCTAGGCAGGCAATGCTGTAAAGAACTGTTATAGAGACTGTGttataaagaaaagttttggaCTTAATGCAGGTGACTGTTCCATCACTAGCTTCAGTCTATAATGAATATGCTTTGAAGAGCCAGTTTGAGACCAGCATTTATCTTCAGGTAAGTTTCTGATGCTGTATAATGTTGTGCCTATCTGTTGCATTACATGTTACTATTTCATTGGTTGCGTCTCAGttcaagaaaaataaagaagtcTTTGGGAGGTTGGGAATGTTGGTTATTGACCTTACCTTAGTTTCAGAGTACTATACTATAATATAACCATAGATTGCCTTCTTAATCTCCAGCAAATTTGATTCTTGCTGATTACTACCTTGTGGGTTATCTTGGCTAATACAACCTCCTCTGATTTGTGGGAATCAGAAACTTAAAAAACTTCATGTTTCTGCACCTTTTGAAAGCTTTAGTGATCATCTGTTATGCATTTTTTGCAGAACCTTTTTCTGTACGGGTATGGTGCCATATTCAATTTCCTAGCCATCCTAGTAACTGCCATTTTTAAAGGTATGAACATGTTACATGCTGTTTAGTGGGTGCAGCTGGTTGTGAAGTTTCCATTTGCATGAACTTTCTGATTGTATTGTTTGATATGAAAATGAAGTAGATTATCAGTTGTATTCTCTCTCTGCCTTTGTTTGATAGGCTGTGCTTATTTCACAATTCTGCTTTCCCTTCTTTTTCTGATTTATTAGGATTTTATATTATTGCTGAATTTTTGGGGTTGGTAGAATACTCAGGCCTGGTGAAACGCGAATATTATAGAATAGCATAAAAGTGTTACACATCTGTAATTAGGGATACAAGTGCAGACATTAATTAGGAACACATTAGTATACAATTGAATGTATTTGAAttgttaaaatgttaaaaatttgAGCATTTGGGATTTTAAAGAatgatttaatttgtttaaaattgTTTTACAACTTAAGCTACATTTGTGATGGACTATAAGTGCAAGTTGGCTTTTCAAATATGGGTTATATAATCTAACTTGCTGAATTTCCCAACTGGCAAGGTGACTATGATTGCCCTGtatatcataacatatattTCAGTGAAAGCTTACTTGCTGCATTTTCACCATATGTGCATATGATGGTTTGATTTCTTTGCTTGAGTGTTTGTTTCTCTATGCTTTTAGGTCCAAGTAGCTTGGATATACTGAAAGGTCACTCAAAGGCTACCATGCTTTTAATATGCAACAATGCAGCACAAGGAATTTTATCTTCCTTCTTTTTCAAATATGCAGGTATTGAACTTAGTTTAGTTTCTTTCTTTACTATTTAATGATATGTGTTTGCAACAAAGTCAATACTTAAATCTTCAGATGGAAGTGCTCAAGATTTTGATATGGgataaattttatgtataaaatATGAAGAATAGACCAATATATATTACCAGTCACCAGAGGGAtgtattttttttccctttcttgCCAATAAAACTGTTTAAAGATCTTAAGCTGTACTTTTAACAAATTTaatactaaatagtaatttatttcAGCGCATTTTTCATAGTTTTTCTTTTGCACTAAGTTTGGTCCATGTTAGAACATAGGATGCTTTATCACATATTTTCTCTAAGGTGACCTTGTCTGAGGATACTAATGTTGAATTACCTTAGGAATCGCAACCTGGTCGTTCCTTATATGAACTACTGAGGTCACGTTTTCTATTTGTGATTGCTGCAGATACGATTTTGAAGAAGTACTCGTCAACTGTAGCCACAATTTTTACAGGAATTGCATCTGCTGCACTTTTTGGTCATACCTTGACTATGAATTTTATCCTAGGAATCTCTATTGTGTTCATCTCCATGCACCAGGTACATATATGCTTGCTTATATCTCATTTTACTTGTTTTCTTTTCTGAACCACGTTGAATTTGTGATTTTTTGGTCCTCTTGTGGGTGCGGGGAAAGGAGGGTGAGAAAGAGAGGTAGGTTA
Coding sequences within it:
- the LOC110630418 gene encoding CMP-sialic acid transporter 3 isoform X1 — translated: MIECSVCHSKFSPTSKTVSRAYDRHRIDVSSKTRALNVLLVVGDCILVGLQPILVYMSKVDGQFKFSPISVNFLTEGAKVLFAIVMLFIQARHKKVGEKPFLSFSIFIQAARNNVLLAVPALLYAINNYLKFIMQLYFNPATVKMLSNLKVLVIAVLLKIIMKRRFSIIQCEALALLLIGISVNQLRSLPEGTTAMGLPVATGAYLYTLIFVTVPSLASVYNEYALKSQFETSIYLQNLFLYGYGAIFNFLAILVTAIFKGPSSLDILKGHSKATMLLICNNAAQGILSSFFFKYADTILKKYSSTVATIFTGIASAALFGHTLTMNFILGISIVFISMHQFFSPLSKVKDEPPKGGQEMVDGENNQRSKDASFINMAAGANEDASHRVEHDEKAPLLPI
- the LOC110630418 gene encoding CMP-sialic acid transporter 2 isoform X2 — translated: MIECSVCHSKFSPTSKTVSRAYDRHRIDVSSKTRALNVLLVVGDCILVGLQPILVYMSKVDGQFKFSPISVNFLTEGAKVLFAIVMLFIQAARNNVLLAVPALLYAINNYLKFIMQLYFNPATVKMLSNLKVLVIAVLLKIIMKRRFSIIQCEALALLLIGISVNQLRSLPEGTTAMGLPVATGAYLYTLIFVTVPSLASVYNEYALKSQFETSIYLQNLFLYGYGAIFNFLAILVTAIFKGPSSLDILKGHSKATMLLICNNAAQGILSSFFFKYADTILKKYSSTVATIFTGIASAALFGHTLTMNFILGISIVFISMHQFFSPLSKVKDEPPKGGQEMVDGENNQRSKDASFINMAAGANEDASHRVEHDEKAPLLPI